From the genome of Ignavibacteriales bacterium, one region includes:
- a CDS encoding sodium:solute symporter family protein produces the protein MHVFHSLGTSLDWIVMAIYFVGILLFGTYFSKYNRDTNDFFFGGRRFTWWIIAMSIVATGVSSHSFIKYSAKGWEHGFSSTMSYMNDWFFVPFFVFGWLPILIYSKIRSIPEYFERRFSPFARFLVTVLQLLYLVGYVGVGFLTMAKALQPMLPQSFELFGMTFQITIMGIVFVTAIITGTYITFGGQTAVIFTDLVQGIMLLFAGFLVFGLGIAYLGGWGEFWNLLPTSWKLPLANFNNPPDFNFVGVFWQDGIAESIMFLFMNMGILMRFMATKNVNEGRKAATFNTLFMLPLSAIVVGNAGWIGKALSIKFPSLIPATTSPDSIFVVVSSIISRPGVFGFVIAALAAALMSTVSTLLNATAAIWINDVDKPVRLWLKKKDLTYKETEKRNLFNARLATVVFTILGAIAVIPFNFFPTIYEAHSYFQSTITPPLVVAMFFGVFWNRFSAIGLTSTLVGGVVLMILGTYYPLVLQGAFAQGTMPLPKKPPYIYINALYNLIVLMSIGIIVTLLDKQFISVSNKIKSFGNSKPIMISLISLIVVLLLLVFFNVGHLYFLFASSILLTILVAIASAYYIPYDQKEKTRGLTISSIALAKEMFKGSKVNEREGEVIKMHWKLKDVDDGSINFSVADMKRMAAEENDLVYISDKRKWLGGLKSVHSKYGKPHNEDGIVYITKDNLEHGIFVEGKILTAEKEM, from the coding sequence ATGCATGTATTTCATAGCTTAGGAACTAGTTTAGATTGGATAGTTATGGCTATCTACTTTGTAGGCATCTTATTATTTGGCACATATTTCAGCAAATATAACAGAGATACCAATGATTTCTTTTTTGGTGGAAGAAGATTTACCTGGTGGATTATTGCTATGTCAATTGTTGCAACTGGAGTTAGCAGTCACAGTTTTATTAAGTACTCCGCCAAAGGTTGGGAGCACGGTTTTTCTTCAACAATGTCTTACATGAACGATTGGTTCTTTGTACCATTTTTTGTTTTTGGCTGGCTGCCTATTTTAATCTATTCTAAAATTCGCTCAATTCCGGAATATTTTGAAAGACGATTCAGTCCTTTTGCTAGATTCTTAGTTACAGTTTTACAATTATTATACTTAGTCGGTTATGTTGGAGTTGGATTTCTGACAATGGCTAAAGCTCTTCAACCAATGCTGCCTCAAAGTTTTGAATTATTCGGGATGACCTTTCAGATAACAATAATGGGAATTGTTTTTGTTACTGCAATAATAACAGGTACATACATTACATTCGGTGGACAAACAGCTGTTATTTTTACAGATCTTGTTCAAGGTATAATGCTTTTATTTGCTGGATTTTTAGTTTTTGGATTAGGCATAGCATATCTTGGTGGATGGGGTGAATTCTGGAATTTATTACCAACGAGTTGGAAATTACCATTAGCAAACTTTAACAATCCACCTGATTTTAATTTTGTAGGTGTTTTTTGGCAGGATGGAATCGCAGAATCCATTATGTTCCTTTTTATGAATATGGGAATTCTAATGAGGTTTATGGCTACCAAAAATGTAAATGAAGGAAGAAAAGCTGCCACATTCAATACTCTGTTTATGCTACCGCTATCTGCAATTGTTGTTGGGAATGCTGGTTGGATTGGTAAAGCATTATCAATAAAATTTCCTTCTTTAATTCCGGCAACAACTTCACCGGATTCTATTTTTGTTGTAGTTTCCAGCATAATCTCCAGACCCGGTGTTTTTGGATTTGTTATAGCAGCTCTTGCGGCGGCATTAATGTCTACAGTGAGTACATTATTAAACGCAACTGCCGCCATTTGGATTAATGATGTTGATAAACCAGTAAGACTCTGGTTGAAAAAGAAAGATCTGACTTATAAAGAAACTGAAAAAAGAAATCTTTTTAATGCAAGACTTGCAACCGTTGTTTTTACTATACTTGGAGCAATAGCGGTTATACCTTTTAATTTCTTCCCAACAATTTATGAGGCACATTCGTATTTTCAATCAACAATAACTCCACCACTTGTAGTGGCAATGTTCTTTGGTGTATTCTGGAATAGATTTAGTGCAATTGGTTTAACCTCCACATTGGTAGGCGGCGTTGTTTTGATGATTCTTGGAACTTACTACCCATTAGTTTTACAAGGAGCATTTGCACAAGGCACAATGCCTCTGCCCAAAAAACCACCATACATTTATATTAATGCACTATACAATTTAATTGTGTTAATGAGCATTGGCATAATAGTAACTCTCCTGGATAAACAATTTATTAGTGTATCAAATAAAATAAAATCCTTTGGTAACAGTAAACCAATTATGATTTCATTAATTTCGTTAATAGTAGTTTTACTTTTATTGGTTTTCTTTAATGTTGGTCATTTGTATTTTCTATTTGCATCTTCAATTTTATTAACGATTCTTGTAGCAATTGCAAGCGCATATTACATTCCATACGATCAAAAAGAAAAAACTCGTGGTTTAACAATCTCTTCTATCGCTTTAGCTAAGGAAATGTTCAAAGGAAGTAAAGTTAATGAACGTGAAGGTGAAGTTATTAAGATGCATTGGAAATTAAAAGATGTAGATGATGGTAGTATTAACTTTTCTGTTGCTGATATGAAAAGAATGGCTGCAGAAGAAAATGATCTTGTTTACATTTCCGATAAACGAAAATGGTTAGGTGGATTAAAATCAGTTCACTCCAAATATGGTAAACCACATAATGAAGATGGAATTGTATACATAACAAAAGATAACCTGGAACACGGTATTTTTGTGGAAGGAAAAATCCTAACTGCCGAGAAAGAAATGTAA
- a CDS encoding serine hydrolase translates to MIQSCLKILFIFLILSSGSFCQSESSDFELNKKTENFFPQNPDPYVAFKLSTKEIALIEKTVGKMSLMDKSAQLVFPWVQADFMNEDSKQFRRLVHLVKDLKVGGLIFFEGDILNQVFLTNKLQELSDIPLLVASDFERGLGMRLKEAIEFPYNMAVAAANDTNLTYWMGRIVAQEAKSIGVYQNYAPMVDLNDNANNPIINIRAFSEDKNLTTNHALAFIKGSKDENVLTTVKHFPGHGATNVDSHKDLPFLNHTKKEFEEDDLVPFQKAINAGVKSVMIGHLEVPAYEPIAGIPATLSKNIVTKLLKKQFGFTGLVVTDAMNMKGLTKNFDNGRATVLAIKAGNDCILFPPNEEESIKAIYKAVENGEIGEERIDYSVKKILAAKTWLKIDKSKIINPDEVTRILNKKSHLRLAQDIADKSITLVKDENKIIPVLPSRYVNPVCIVLSDQYYSPQYSFPELTREIFPGLTDFAFGRSNDEEDFNDALISAKKADLILVPIFSKVRAASNSFGLPENQIKFISKLNKLNKPIVFMSLGNPYILSEMQEVPTYLCSYGDPLVSQKAMIKAIVGKINITGKLPISIPNTSYKIGDGLQLKSNVLISINKEEESGYNFDELDSLMKTALKDSVFPGGVLCVGHNGKIIYKEAFGKFTYDSSSGKMTTDAIFDLASVSKVIGTTTAAMILFDEGKLQLDKKVADYLPQFGNNGKETITVRNLLLHNSGLPEWKPFYKTCKNADEVIHSIMNTELSYPIGSKYLYSDLGMITLQKIIEKVSGTTLDTFLKERVFNPLQMKNTLYNPPVELINRCVPTEIDNYWRMTTLQGKVHDETAYLLGGVAGHAGLFSTAGDLAIFLQMMLQKGKYDTLQIIIPSTENSWTTKQTDQSSRGLGWDTKSSPGTSAGNLFSLNSFGHTGFTGTSVWVDKEKDLFVVLLTNRVYPTRNNLRISKFRPKIHDAVVRAISYN, encoded by the coding sequence ATGATCCAAAGCTGTCTAAAAATATTATTCATTTTTCTAATTTTATCCAGTGGAAGTTTTTGCCAGAGCGAGTCTTCCGACTTCGAGTTAAATAAAAAGACTGAAAACTTTTTTCCACAAAATCCTGATCCTTACGTTGCGTTCAAACTATCAACTAAGGAAATTGCTTTAATTGAAAAGACAGTTGGGAAAATGTCTTTAATGGATAAAAGCGCTCAATTGGTTTTTCCGTGGGTTCAAGCTGATTTTATGAATGAAGACTCAAAACAATTCCGCCGACTTGTTCACCTTGTTAAAGATTTAAAAGTTGGCGGACTTATATTTTTTGAAGGCGATATTTTAAACCAGGTTTTTCTAACCAACAAACTTCAGGAGTTAAGCGATATTCCTTTGCTGGTTGCTTCTGATTTTGAACGCGGTTTGGGAATGCGCCTAAAGGAAGCAATCGAGTTTCCGTATAATATGGCGGTAGCCGCCGCTAATGATACAAACCTTACTTACTGGATGGGAAGAATTGTTGCTCAGGAGGCAAAATCAATTGGAGTTTATCAAAATTATGCTCCAATGGTGGATTTGAATGACAACGCTAATAATCCGATTATAAACATACGGGCATTTTCAGAAGACAAAAATCTTACAACAAACCACGCTCTTGCTTTTATTAAAGGAAGCAAAGATGAAAATGTTTTAACAACTGTAAAACATTTTCCCGGACACGGAGCAACAAACGTAGACTCGCATAAAGATTTACCTTTTCTTAATCATACCAAGAAAGAATTTGAAGAAGATGATTTGGTTCCATTCCAGAAGGCTATTAATGCTGGTGTTAAATCTGTAATGATTGGGCATCTTGAAGTTCCAGCTTACGAACCGATTGCCGGAATTCCCGCAACTTTATCAAAAAATATTGTTACAAAATTATTAAAGAAGCAATTTGGATTTACCGGTCTTGTTGTTACCGACGCAATGAACATGAAAGGATTGACAAAAAATTTCGATAACGGTCGTGCAACTGTCTTAGCAATTAAAGCCGGTAATGATTGCATCCTCTTCCCTCCAAACGAAGAAGAATCGATCAAAGCTATTTATAAAGCAGTTGAAAATGGAGAAATAGGAGAAGAACGAATTGACTACAGTGTAAAAAAAATTCTTGCTGCTAAAACCTGGCTGAAAATTGATAAAAGCAAAATAATAAATCCTGATGAAGTTACAAGAATTCTAAATAAAAAATCTCATCTTCGGCTTGCGCAGGATATAGCTGATAAATCAATTACACTTGTTAAAGATGAGAATAAAATAATTCCTGTCTTGCCATCAAGATATGTAAATCCAGTTTGCATTGTTTTAAGCGATCAATATTATTCTCCTCAATATTCCTTTCCAGAATTAACAAGGGAAATTTTTCCAGGTTTAACCGATTTTGCCTTTGGCAGAAGTAATGATGAGGAAGATTTTAATGATGCACTAATTAGTGCGAAAAAAGCTGATCTGATTTTAGTCCCCATATTTTCAAAAGTAAGAGCGGCTTCTAATTCATTTGGGCTGCCGGAAAACCAAATCAAATTTATCAGCAAATTGAACAAGCTAAATAAACCAATTGTTTTTATGAGTCTTGGCAACCCATACATTCTTTCTGAAATGCAAGAAGTTCCAACTTATTTGTGCAGTTATGGCGATCCGCTTGTCTCTCAAAAAGCCATGATTAAAGCAATCGTTGGTAAAATAAACATCACTGGAAAACTTCCAATTTCCATTCCTAATACAAGCTATAAAATCGGAGATGGTTTACAACTTAAAAGTAATGTTCTAATTAGCATTAATAAAGAAGAAGAATCAGGATATAATTTTGATGAACTGGACTCGTTAATGAAAACAGCTTTAAAGGATTCAGTTTTTCCAGGTGGTGTTTTATGTGTCGGTCATAATGGAAAAATAATTTATAAAGAAGCGTTTGGAAAATTCACTTACGACTCTTCATCCGGAAAAATGACAACTGATGCAATTTTCGATCTTGCTTCTGTCTCGAAAGTTATTGGAACAACAACTGCCGCAATGATTTTATTTGATGAAGGGAAATTACAACTTGATAAAAAAGTTGCTGATTATCTTCCCCAATTTGGGAACAATGGGAAAGAAACAATTACTGTAAGAAATTTACTTCTGCACAATTCCGGCTTACCAGAATGGAAACCTTTTTATAAAACCTGTAAGAATGCTGATGAAGTTATTCATTCAATTATGAATACGGAACTCTCCTATCCAATTGGCTCCAAATATCTTTACAGTGATTTAGGAATGATTACGCTTCAGAAAATTATTGAAAAAGTTAGTGGAACAACTCTGGATACATTTTTGAAAGAAAGAGTTTTTAATCCGCTCCAAATGAAAAATACTTTATATAATCCTCCTGTGGAATTAATCAATAGATGTGTTCCAACTGAGATTGATAATTACTGGAGAATGACTACACTCCAGGGAAAAGTACACGATGAAACCGCCTATTTACTTGGTGGAGTTGCCGGGCATGCCGGCTTGTTTTCTACTGCTGGTGATCTTGCAATCTTTCTTCAAATGATGCTTCAGAAAGGCAAATATGATACCTTGCAAATTATAATACCTTCAACTGAAAATTCATGGACAACAAAGCAAACAGATCAAAGCTCCAGAGGATTAGGGTGGGATACAAAATCAAGTCCGGGTACATCTGCGGGAAATTTATTCTCATTGAATTCATTCGGGCATACCGGATTTACAGGAACTTCTGTGTGGGTGGATAAAGAAAAAGATTTGTTTGTTGTTCTTTTAACTAACCGGGTTTATCCAACAAGGAACAATTTAAGAATCAGTAAATTCCGCCCTAAAATTCATGATGCAGTAGTTAGAGCAATTTCTTACAATTAA
- a CDS encoding DUF4249 family protein: MKILKSINIEWKILVMILTTFFFSACGEGTVDLTQSKYEPKIVVEGYLYPGHQIGDIRISRNMPLNKQVDFETIVLKDAIVKISDLSDGHEYILKYEPSYFTFFVPVYTPVEYGKSYKLEVWATIDGKNLYASSTTKVPEKGLKIVDNPESSLSYREKDTEGNLKKYNISFTLSYGAEFYALSVCANLSILSLNNFIYENPYFKPDTNDIKDNFSRYTNSSYTLQNFNPYAEKLNIDIEWTSIWFYGKYRAIVYAGDKNFKDFFLTQDNVQEMDGNFHEPKLHIDGDGIGVFGSAVADTVYFTITK; encoded by the coding sequence ATGAAAATTTTGAAAAGTATAAATATTGAATGGAAAATACTGGTTATGATATTAACAACCTTTTTCTTTTCCGCCTGCGGTGAAGGTACTGTTGATTTAACCCAATCTAAGTATGAACCAAAAATAGTTGTTGAAGGTTATCTTTACCCTGGACATCAAATTGGAGACATAAGGATTTCGAGAAATATGCCTCTTAACAAACAAGTGGATTTTGAAACAATTGTGTTAAAAGACGCAATTGTAAAAATAAGCGATCTATCTGACGGACACGAGTACATATTAAAGTATGAACCAAGTTACTTCACCTTTTTTGTCCCGGTGTATACACCGGTAGAATATGGTAAAAGTTATAAGCTGGAAGTCTGGGCAACAATTGATGGAAAAAATCTGTATGCAAGCTCTACTACAAAGGTTCCTGAGAAAGGATTAAAGATAGTTGACAATCCGGAAAGTTCATTATCTTACAGAGAAAAAGATACTGAAGGAAATTTAAAAAAATATAATATTAGTTTTACACTTTCATATGGTGCTGAATTTTACGCACTGTCTGTGTGTGCGAATTTATCTATACTCAGTTTAAATAATTTCATTTATGAAAATCCTTATTTTAAACCTGATACAAATGACATAAAGGATAATTTCAGTCGATACACAAATTCATCATATACGTTGCAGAATTTTAATCCCTATGCTGAAAAACTGAATATAGATATTGAGTGGACTTCAATATGGTTTTATGGTAAATACCGGGCAATTGTTTATGCAGGAGATAAGAATTTTAAAGATTTCTTTCTTACTCAGGACAATGTTCAGGAAATGGATGGTAATTTCCACGAACCAAAACTACATATCGATGGTGATGGAATAGGAGTTTTTGGTTCTGCTGTTGCTGACACAGTTTATTTTACAATAACTAAATAA
- a CDS encoding MFS transporter, which translates to MANEKVTTRNPWSFIPTLYFAEGTPYILINAVSVILYKKMGIDNATIAAWTSLLYLPWVIKMFWGPIVDTNSTKRNWIVFTQLAMTFCLASIAFSLHFSFFFYLSLAAFFIGAFVSATHDIAADGFYLLSLNKENQAGFVGIRSTFYRLSMIFGQGFLVWLAGFLLSRTSDPSDRGNIIISWTFAFSLAAVIYIILFVYHKFILPYPVIDAPAPKAKGAFADVFATYFKQKKIGVILAFIFLYRFGEAFLIKLASPFFLDKPEVGGLGLTLEQVGIVYGTIGIGCLLAGGIVGGLIIKKYGLKKCLWPMAIIIQLPMFVYVTMSFIKPVGFFAAPFVAFEQFSYGFGFTAYMVFLMYLANKSEYKTAHYAISTGLMAAGMMLPGFVAGFLQQLLGYQSFFIMTLLLGIPGIITLFFIPLEEDEKK; encoded by the coding sequence ATGGCTAATGAAAAAGTTACAACTCGTAATCCCTGGTCCTTTATTCCTACTCTTTATTTTGCAGAAGGAACGCCTTATATATTAATAAATGCAGTTTCCGTAATTCTTTACAAAAAGATGGGAATTGATAACGCAACAATTGCTGCATGGACAAGTTTACTTTATCTTCCTTGGGTTATCAAAATGTTCTGGGGTCCAATAGTCGATACAAATTCAACAAAAAGGAATTGGATTGTTTTCACTCAACTTGCAATGACGTTTTGTTTAGCTTCGATTGCTTTTTCGCTTCACTTTTCATTTTTCTTTTATCTTTCCCTTGCAGCTTTTTTTATTGGCGCGTTTGTTTCTGCAACTCACGATATTGCCGCGGATGGTTTTTACTTGTTATCCCTTAACAAAGAAAATCAGGCTGGTTTTGTTGGTATAAGATCAACATTCTACCGGCTATCAATGATCTTTGGTCAGGGGTTTTTAGTTTGGCTTGCAGGATTTTTATTATCCAGAACATCAGATCCATCGGACCGGGGAAATATTATAATTAGTTGGACATTCGCTTTTAGTTTAGCGGCAGTTATTTACATTATACTTTTTGTTTATCATAAATTCATTTTACCATATCCGGTTATTGATGCACCTGCACCAAAAGCAAAGGGTGCATTTGCGGATGTTTTTGCTACTTACTTTAAACAGAAAAAAATTGGTGTTATCCTGGCGTTCATATTTCTTTATCGCTTTGGTGAGGCTTTCTTAATAAAGCTGGCATCCCCTTTCTTTTTAGATAAACCGGAAGTAGGCGGATTAGGTTTAACCTTAGAGCAAGTTGGAATTGTTTATGGTACGATCGGTATTGGTTGTTTGCTTGCAGGTGGAATTGTTGGTGGTTTGATAATTAAAAAATACGGTTTAAAAAAATGTCTTTGGCCTATGGCAATTATTATCCAGTTACCTATGTTTGTTTATGTAACTATGTCATTCATAAAACCAGTAGGATTTTTTGCAGCACCTTTCGTTGCCTTTGAACAATTCTCTTATGGTTTTGGTTTTACAGCTTACATGGTTTTTTTAATGTACCTTGCTAACAAAAGCGAATATAAAACTGCGCACTACGCAATATCCACCGGACTTATGGCGGCTGGAATGATGCTCCCCGGATTTGTTGCTGGCTTTTTACAACAGCTTCTTGGCTATCAGAGCTTTTTTATTATGACTTTGTTACTTGGAATTCCTGGAATAATTACTTTATTTTTTATTCCGCTTGAAGAAGACGAAAAGAAATAA
- a CDS encoding TonB-dependent receptor, with amino-acid sequence MTKLFLMIILVLSFTFQANAQTENHGTLSGYVYDSSNGEGLIGASVYLKDLNVGATTNLSGYFVIPNTPTGNQTLVISYIGYKTQLKNLFVSIDENEILKFKLDPSAVQTKEVVITGDSIRTIEKLFVKPISKIELNAKQINSIPRVIEADLLRSLQTLPGIQPLSDFSSALYVRGGTPDQNLYQIDGTDVYNPEHAFGLFSTFNTNAIKKIELSKGGFNAEYGGRLSSILSVTNLDGNRNNIQGDVSISLLSGATTLQAPLGNFGSISGSFRRTYLDQTLAKFIDEIPPYYFYDGNIKTFLDLGEKDKLVLSFYGGKDNLDYKFDTKASESLGFHYDWGNTTGSINWKRIITPKLFANFWITASRFTSLFTYDEANLEEYNKISDYSVKGNMEYYYSKHFIIKFGFEEKNLHGVLYENFQGGKVDANKYRNHYTGYVTTNWRPSDNFDIEGGLRYDYFRTDKHYQNLDPRFAIKYRLTETSNLKFSSGIYHQYLNRVPRMFFASLWTSADQYTSGSKSYHFILGYQKEINQIYELEVEAYYKKYKDIYSFNQTMLTEISADYYTGDNLPVYTETKGMFNRGDGESYGIEVLLRKDYGAITGWLGYSLAKTKYIFDDLNHGKSFSPRHDRTSTVNVVANVDIKQFFDELKGISGVERTSNWLLGINFIYATGQPMTIPTSAYAVNKLPDWNDNSNGLSLYPSELNTLRLPPYIRMDIIVTYEKHYNGWTLAPYLQIFNVGNRKNVWFINYDNEIKDNIFTQKIETINMFPMLPSIGVNIKF; translated from the coding sequence ATGACGAAACTGTTTTTGATGATAATTTTGGTTCTTTCATTTACTTTTCAAGCGAATGCTCAGACAGAAAATCATGGTACTTTGAGCGGATATGTATATGATTCCTCAAATGGAGAAGGACTAATAGGAGCCAGCGTATATTTAAAGGATTTGAATGTTGGTGCAACTACAAACCTTAGCGGTTATTTTGTAATTCCAAATACTCCAACCGGAAATCAAACTCTTGTTATAAGCTATATTGGATACAAAACTCAATTGAAAAATTTATTTGTAAGTATAGATGAAAATGAAATTCTTAAGTTCAAACTTGATCCGAGTGCTGTTCAAACAAAGGAAGTTGTCATCACCGGTGATTCTATCAGAACAATTGAAAAGCTGTTTGTAAAACCAATTTCTAAAATTGAATTGAATGCTAAACAGATAAACAGCATACCAAGAGTAATTGAAGCAGATCTTTTGCGATCACTTCAAACATTGCCGGGCATACAACCTCTCTCAGATTTTTCATCTGCTTTGTATGTTAGAGGCGGAACACCAGATCAAAATCTTTACCAGATTGACGGAACAGATGTTTATAATCCAGAGCATGCATTCGGTTTATTCTCAACTTTTAATACTAATGCAATTAAAAAAATTGAATTATCTAAAGGCGGTTTCAACGCAGAGTATGGTGGAAGGCTTTCTTCAATTCTTAGTGTAACAAACCTGGATGGAAACAGGAATAATATTCAGGGCGATGTTTCAATCAGTTTATTATCCGGCGCAACTACACTGCAAGCACCGCTGGGAAATTTTGGCTCTATCTCTGGATCATTCAGAAGAACTTATCTGGATCAAACACTTGCAAAATTTATTGATGAGATTCCTCCATATTATTTTTATGATGGAAATATAAAAACATTTTTGGACCTGGGTGAAAAAGATAAGCTTGTTTTGAGTTTTTATGGCGGAAAGGATAACCTTGATTATAAATTCGATACTAAAGCAAGCGAATCTTTAGGTTTTCATTATGATTGGGGAAATACAACCGGCAGTATAAACTGGAAGCGAATTATCACTCCAAAATTATTTGCCAATTTCTGGATAACCGCAAGTCGGTTTACATCATTATTTACTTATGATGAAGCCAACTTAGAGGAATACAATAAGATTAGTGATTATTCTGTTAAGGGAAATATGGAATACTACTATTCCAAACACTTTATTATAAAGTTTGGTTTTGAAGAGAAAAATTTACACGGAGTACTGTATGAGAACTTTCAAGGTGGAAAGGTAGATGCAAACAAGTACAGGAATCATTATACAGGATATGTTACCACAAACTGGCGCCCAAGTGATAATTTTGATATTGAAGGTGGCTTAAGGTACGATTATTTTAGAACTGATAAACATTATCAAAATCTTGATCCAAGATTCGCAATCAAGTACCGATTAACAGAAACTTCCAACCTAAAATTTTCATCAGGAATTTATCATCAATATTTAAATCGGGTTCCGCGCATGTTCTTTGCAAGTCTCTGGACTTCAGCAGATCAATACACTTCCGGTTCCAAATCTTATCATTTCATTTTGGGATACCAGAAAGAAATAAACCAGATTTACGAACTTGAAGTTGAGGCTTACTATAAAAAGTATAAAGATATTTATTCCTTTAACCAAACAATGCTTACAGAAATTTCTGCTGATTATTATACCGGCGATAATTTGCCAGTTTATACAGAAACCAAAGGAATGTTTAACAGAGGCGATGGTGAATCCTATGGAATAGAGGTTTTACTTAGAAAGGATTATGGGGCTATAACAGGTTGGCTCGGTTATTCGCTTGCAAAAACGAAATATATTTTTGATGATTTGAACCATGGAAAATCTTTCTCCCCAAGGCACGATAGAACGTCAACTGTTAATGTTGTAGCAAACGTAGATATAAAACAATTCTTTGATGAACTGAAAGGAATATCCGGAGTTGAAAGAACATCTAACTGGCTGCTGGGAATTAATTTTATCTATGCAACCGGGCAACCAATGACAATACCAACTTCTGCATATGCAGTTAACAAACTTCCTGATTGGAATGATAATTCAAATGGGCTGTCACTTTATCCTTCTGAGTTAAATACTTTGCGTCTTCCACCTTACATCAGGATGGATATAATTGTTACTTATGAAAAACACTATAATGGTTGGACGCTTGCACCATATCTGCAGATCTTTAATGTTGGAAATAGAAAAAATGTATGGTTCATCAATTACGATAATGAAATAAAAGATAATATTTTCACTCAGAAAATAGAAACGATTAATATGTTCCCGATGCTGCCAAGCATCGGAGTTAATATTAAATTCTAA
- a CDS encoding TetR/AcrR family transcriptional regulator, whose amino-acid sequence MKNNPRRDQILKTAQKRFARHGLTKTTIEEIARDLRIGKATVYHYFLSKEAIFYDVITGEIDKLIEDLRENLFKDGIELPERIFNYFRVKENISEKYPLIFELINHFFKDQALEKDIEIQKSLFQKESDLILDFLKSSFNKKTTNISIATFLVYQSWGLVIMRKVDPNFKSSDHAFLSVFITKLQTLFLN is encoded by the coding sequence ATGAAAAATAACCCAAGAAGAGATCAAATTTTAAAGACAGCCCAAAAACGGTTTGCCCGGCATGGACTTACTAAAACAACAATTGAAGAAATTGCCAGGGATCTTAGAATTGGGAAGGCAACAGTTTATCATTATTTCCTGTCTAAAGAAGCGATTTTTTACGATGTGATTACAGGTGAAATCGATAAGCTAATTGAGGATTTAAGGGAAAATCTTTTTAAGGATGGAATTGAATTGCCAGAACGCATTTTTAATTATTTCCGAGTAAAAGAAAATATATCAGAAAAATATCCACTGATATTTGAATTAATTAATCATTTCTTTAAAGATCAAGCACTGGAAAAAGATATTGAAATACAAAAAAGTCTTTTTCAAAAGGAATCTGACCTGATCCTTGATTTCCTGAAATCAAGTTTTAATAAAAAAACAACAAATATTTCCATTGCCACATTCCTGGTTTATCAAAGTTGGGGATTGGTAATAATGCGAAAGGTGGATCCAAATTTTAAAAGTTCGGATCACGCTTTCTTATCTGTTTTTATAACCAAACTACAAACTTTATTTTTAAATTGA